From the Aspergillus puulaauensis MK2 DNA, chromosome 1, nearly complete sequence genome, the window AGGAAGCGCCATCAACGGCATGGCTTTTGATCGAGGCTCTCCGGGTGATTATGACCTCTGGGCAGAGCTTATTGAGGACGATGCTTGGAGCTGGGAAGGGCTCTTGCCGTACTTCAAGAAGGTAGGTTGCCAGACTCTGTATAGAGAACAGCATTAACACCGTCCAGAGTGAAACGTTCACCCCTCCCACCGAAGCCCAGCAAAAGGAGCTCGGGATTACATTCGACCTGGACGCCCACGGAACTTCAGGCCCTGTCCAGTCGTCTTATCCCCCATGGATCTCTACAACTGGCAGTAAGTGATCTGACAACTACACTACGCTCAATACTTACTCCAGCAGAGGCCTTTATCGATGCTCTCCGCCAGCTGCATATTCCTATCCAACTCGACGGAACCGCCAACGCAATCGGTGGATTCTGGAACCCCAACTCTCTAGATCCAGAGGCAAGAGAGCGCTCATACGCAAGGACAACTTTCCATGACATTGCTAAAAGCAGACCCAACTACCACGTCCTAGCTGAGACGCTCGTCACCAACCTCACCCCAGACCTGTCTAGCGTGGAGTATATCACCGACTACAACCCATCAGTAAAGGTCGCTCCTCGGGACGCAAAGAGCAGCAAAGTCCAAGCGCGAAAGGAAGTAATCCTGGCCGCCGGTGCCCTTCACACGCCCAAGATCCTGCAGCTCTCCGGCATAGGGTCCTCCTCCGTCCTCAAGTCCCTGGGCATCGAGCAAGTCCTTGACGTCCCAGGTGTGGGAGAGAACTTTCAAGACCACCCAGTCTTCTACGGCGCAATGAAACTGACGAACCTCGACGATCCAACCCAGGATCCATCATACCTGAGCACAAACGCCACCTACGACGCCGCAATGGGCCAGCTCTACGAGCGAAACCGAACAGGCCCCTGGACCTTCTCAACAGGAAACGTCTTTGCCTTCTTAACAGCACAGCATCTCAACgtctcaacagcagccatcACCCACGCCACCTCTCAGCCAGCCGAGCAGTACCTCCGGGCCGGCCTAGACAGCACAATCATCCACGGCTACGAGAAGATCAAATCCGCAGTCCTAAAGGCCACAGCGGAGGGCAAAATAGCCCTAACTGAGAACCTGTTCGGCAATGTCGCGAGTCTCCAGAAACCGCTTAGCCGTGGTTCGGTCCACGCTGCATCGACAGACCCATATAAGATGCCCCTCGTTGACTACCGCACTTTCACTAACCCGCTGGATCTGCAAATCCTGGTCCAGTCTCTCCGCTTCAATGCCGATGTCATCTCGCAGACTCGCGCGTACAAGGCGATCGGGGCTGTCGTCCAGACTCCTGAGCCGGGATTGTCTGATAAGGAACTCGTGGAGCTGGTTCGGACAGCCGGACAGCCGAGTTTCTCGCACCCGAGTGGGTCGTGCGCGatgctgaagctggaggatggcGGCTGTGTCGATAATAAGCTCAGACTGTATGGATCTGGAGGGCGAGTGCGCGTTGTCGATGCGTCCGTCTTCCCTGTTGTTCCGTCGACACATACACAGAGCACCGTCTatgctgttgctgagaaGGCTGCGGATATCATCAAGGGTGCTGAATAGTTTGTTATACTTGTATTCTAGACCTACTTCTAGATTTGAATCAAAGCAGATTCTCTCTCGCCCACTCCTCGGCCGTTTGAAGTCGAATTCCATGCTTGTGATTCCATGTCTCTTCCACGTCCCACGCAACGCCCTTTCCCTCTCCAAACACAATCTGATACTTGTACAACGCATTGTCAGCGTCCTTGACCAAATCCCCCCTTGCAGCTTCAACagtcctcaccctcctctcaacCTTTCTCCCCGTAACGCCCTCCACAATCTCCGCCAACCGGCCATAACTCAATGTATCCCCAGCAACATAAACAGGCTTATCCTGCAAGGCCTCCCCATAATCCCCAAGAACAACCTCCGCCGTAACCCTCCCAATATCATCCGGCGCAGTAACAGTAACCCGATTCCCCAACCCCCCAAGCGCTGTAACAACCCCGTTCCCAAGATCCACAATCCCAGAACTAGGCTCGAACAGAAAACTCGTAAACATGCCCGTCGAGATAATCGCCCACTTCGTGGAACTCTGGCTTCTTAGTGCATCGCGCACGTCCAGTTGTTCGTCGAATAGATCCTGCCCCGAGCCACGGCCGATAGTGTCATAATCGACCCCGAATTGCCAGGGGATATACCTTGCTACCCCCGCCTCAAGGACAGCACGGGTGAGTTTACGCTGTGTTCCCGGTCCAGCAGCGAAACCCGTACAGCTGATTACCGTGTCGAATTGTCTGAAAATAGACGACAAGGCTTGGGTGGAATCTGAGGCGATATCGCCCGGTACGAAGGAGATATTGTTATCGCGGAGTCTCTGCAGTTCTTTCGCCTTTTCGGGACTTGGAGAGGTAATTGTTgatgggcggaggaggacaGATACCGATATATTATTGCTGCCGCTCTTGATGATATTCGGGTGttgggcgagggcgaggagcaCAGGTGTTCCCAGCTCGCCAGCGCCTAGGACGAGGATTTTGCTGGTTGGAGCCAtggtttttatttttatttttttattgGATTCGTTGTTTGTTACTCTTGTAGGTACTTTTAGGTATTTTCGTTGGCTTGTTGTTTATATATGTTGTATTGTACCTTGTCTCGTCGGCTTACGGTGTGCT encodes:
- a CDS encoding aromatic alcohol reductase (COG:S;~EggNog:ENOG410PNDP;~InterPro:IPR036291,IPR008030;~PFAM:PF05368;~antiSMASH:Cluster_1.1), with product MAPTSKILVLGAGELGTPVLLALAQHPNIIKSGSNNISVSVLLRPSTITSPSPEKAKELQRLRDNNISFVPGDIASDSTQALSSIFRQFDTVISCTGFAAGPGTQRKLTRAVLEAGVARYIPWQFGVDYDTIGRGSGQDLFDEQLDVRDALRSQSSTKWAIISTGMFTSFLFEPSSGIVDLGNGVVTALGGLGNRVTVTAPDDIGRVTAEVVLGDYGEALQDKPVYVAGDTLSYGRLAEIVEGVTGRKVERRVRTVEAARGDLVKDADNALYKYQIVFGEGKGVAWDVEETWNHKHGIRLQTAEEWARENLL